Proteins from a genomic interval of Hornefia porci:
- a CDS encoding [FeFe] hydrogenase, group A — MVKLTINGLPVAVEDGTTIMEAAKAAGISIPHLCYLKGINDIGACRICSVEVEGELSLVPSCNTAVREGMKVTTNSARVRSACRTNLMLIMSQHEGRCSLCDRSGTCQLQKLTNDYDFFENLYVTDLPTDKDRMWVKDFPLIRDPAKCIKCMRCIQVCDKIQKLGVWELMSTGGRTRVDVSQHRSIDKAQCSLCGQCIVHCPVGALRERKDATKVMAALDDPEITTVVQIAPAVRTAWGEALDLPPDKATVNQLAGALKQMGFDYVFDTSFSADLTIMEEATEFLHRLQKGDLEKYPMFTSCCPAWVRFLKSRHPELVPQLSTAKSPQQMFGSVIKSYFAERIGVRPEKICCISVMPCVAKKAECDIPAMRDEYGVKDVDYVLTTREIIRMLRLSDITPDKVEEKPFDRIMGDYSGAGVIFGTTGGVMEAALRTASYMVTGKNPSTGAFGFVHAGKKFAEGEYPWQEATYTIGGNKIRVAVTSGLRNADRLCKALLRGQVKYDFVEVMACPTGCAGGGGQPFHRDDVERGATRGKVLRNLDEHMQMRFSHENPDIQRLYSEALGEPMSDAAEKLLHTDHESWQMPDEGEPQTPDIHVV; from the coding sequence ATGGTAAAACTGACAATCAACGGCCTCCCGGTCGCCGTGGAGGACGGCACCACGATCATGGAGGCGGCAAAGGCCGCGGGAATCTCGATTCCGCATCTCTGCTATCTGAAAGGCATCAACGATATCGGCGCGTGCCGCATCTGCAGCGTCGAGGTGGAGGGCGAGCTTTCGCTGGTCCCCTCCTGCAACACGGCCGTCCGTGAAGGCATGAAGGTTACCACCAACTCTGCCCGCGTCCGTTCCGCGTGCCGCACCAATCTGATGCTGATCATGTCGCAGCATGAAGGACGCTGTTCCCTCTGCGACCGGAGCGGAACCTGCCAGCTGCAGAAGCTGACCAACGACTACGATTTCTTTGAAAACCTGTATGTCACCGACCTGCCCACCGACAAGGACCGGATGTGGGTCAAGGATTTCCCGCTTATCCGGGATCCGGCCAAGTGCATCAAGTGTATGCGCTGTATCCAGGTCTGCGACAAAATTCAGAAGCTGGGCGTATGGGAGCTGATGTCCACCGGCGGGCGCACCCGTGTAGATGTTTCGCAGCACCGCTCCATCGACAAAGCTCAGTGCAGTCTCTGCGGGCAGTGCATCGTCCACTGTCCGGTAGGCGCTCTCCGCGAACGCAAGGACGCCACCAAGGTCATGGCCGCACTGGATGATCCGGAAATCACGACGGTAGTCCAGATCGCTCCGGCGGTCCGCACCGCCTGGGGTGAAGCGCTGGACCTTCCGCCTGACAAAGCCACGGTCAACCAGCTCGCCGGAGCTCTGAAGCAGATGGGCTTCGACTATGTGTTCGATACCAGCTTCTCTGCGGATTTAACCATCATGGAGGAGGCGACGGAATTTCTGCACCGGCTGCAGAAGGGTGATCTGGAGAAATATCCGATGTTCACCAGCTGCTGCCCGGCCTGGGTCCGTTTCCTGAAGAGCCGCCACCCGGAGCTGGTGCCCCAGCTCTCCACCGCCAAAAGCCCGCAGCAGATGTTCGGCTCTGTCATCAAAAGTTATTTTGCGGAACGCATCGGCGTCCGGCCGGAAAAAATCTGCTGTATCTCTGTGATGCCCTGTGTCGCGAAGAAGGCGGAGTGCGATATTCCTGCCATGCGCGACGAATATGGCGTCAAGGACGTGGACTACGTTCTGACGACCCGGGAAATTATCCGTATGCTGCGGCTCAGCGACATCACGCCTGACAAGGTCGAGGAAAAGCCCTTTGACCGCATCATGGGCGACTATTCCGGAGCCGGCGTCATCTTCGGCACCACCGGCGGCGTCATGGAGGCCGCGCTCCGCACGGCCAGCTACATGGTCACCGGCAAAAATCCGTCCACAGGCGCGTTCGGTTTTGTCCACGCAGGCAAAAAGTTCGCGGAGGGCGAATATCCCTGGCAGGAGGCCACTTACACCATCGGCGGCAATAAAATCCGCGTCGCCGTCACCAGCGGCCTGCGCAATGCGGACAGACTCTGCAAGGCGCTGCTCCGCGGCCAGGTGAAATACGACTTTGTGGAGGTCATGGCCTGCCCCACCGGCTGCGCCGGCGGCGGCGGACAGCCCTTCCATCGTGACGACGTCGAACGCGGCGCAACCCGCGGCAAAGTGCTCCGCAATCTGGACGAGCACATGCAGATGCGGTTCAGCCACGAAAACCCCGACATCCAGCGTCTCTATTCCGAGGCCCTGGGCGAACCCATGAGCGACGCCGCCGAGAAACTTCTGCACACCGACCACGAAAGCTGGCAGATGCCGGACGAGGGCGAGCCTCAGACCCCGGACATCCACGTCGTGTAG
- a CDS encoding helix-turn-helix domain-containing protein has translation MTLNEKIKTLRKKIGMTQEQLADKLGVTRQTVSKWENGMSVPDADILTNMADIFDVTVSELLGYDAEDVPVNDYPRILALLNEELAEKNRSRKTILKIVKIVLIVIGAGFAALISYILFWMIIAAGM, from the coding sequence ATGACACTCAATGAAAAAATAAAAACATTACGAAAAAAAATAGGCATGACACAGGAACAACTCGCTGACAAGCTTGGGGTTACGCGACAAACTGTGTCAAAATGGGAAAATGGCATGTCTGTTCCTGATGCAGATATACTAACGAATATGGCTGACATATTTGACGTTACAGTAAGTGAGCTTCTTGGATACGATGCAGAAGATGTTCCGGTAAATGATTATCCGAGAATTTTAGCTTTATTAAATGAAGAACTTGCAGAAAAAAACAGGAGTCGAAAAACAATCCTAAAAATTGTAAAAATAGTATTGATAGTTATTGGCGCAGGCTTTGCGGCATTAATATCGTACATACTTTTTTGGATGATCATTGCTGCAGGAATGTAA